A genomic window from Bacteroidales bacterium includes:
- a CDS encoding C10 family peptidase: MAQVLKKWECRVEGTSYHSYTHRWNDILTIIYADFRRANYDWKNMENDYPTDATKKLIYHCGVSVDMRYGTSGSGINNPWIIDNALRDYFGFKSSTDFKWRSLTWGWAKKLRNELNNGRPVIYNAGYIHNANDKDWFGGHTFVLDGYNGSDHFHINWGWYGDQNGRYYLGDFDTDYGNFNQMESAIFGAEPKRETGVGKPNIIYPNAFEGNSVVLHTRPVEGATDYEWTSYPLTTSTITGTGRTVVLTASGSCQVCVRAHNAQCDIYSNQYCEYIVKGAPNNNNYFIHGPSVVKIRQEANYWTDPVPGTSSYEWSVREGLFLDKDKPIQYYIAGNGTNATFWTSKEGCYTINVKAVNEFGSSWQSKQISTSNSNCNSGKSDTTKFTRNNKIISSTAMNINNKTSEITNNIQSIKEITIFPNPASNYIYITIPENNKKLMVKIVNMQGKIMKTLETEKHIFRIYTKDIDNGFYILQIIDSEKIINKKIQIIK; the protein is encoded by the coding sequence ACTCATCGGTGGAATGATATTTTGACTATAATATATGCTGATTTTAGACGTGCTAATTATGATTGGAAAAATATGGAAAATGACTATCCAACAGACGCAACAAAAAAATTAATTTATCATTGTGGAGTTTCTGTTGATATGAGATATGGGACTTCAGGTTCTGGAATTAATAATCCTTGGATAATTGATAATGCATTAAGAGATTATTTTGGTTTTAAAAGTAGTACTGATTTTAAATGGAGGAGTTTGACATGGGGATGGGCAAAAAAATTAAGAAATGAACTAAATAATGGACGACCTGTAATTTATAATGCAGGATATATACATAACGCAAATGATAAAGACTGGTTTGGTGGACACACATTTGTTTTGGATGGCTACAATGGTTCTGATCATTTTCATATTAATTGGGGCTGGTACGGTGATCAAAATGGTCGTTATTACCTTGGTGATTTTGATACTGATTATGGAAATTTTAATCAAATGGAAAGTGCTATTTTTGGAGCAGAACCTAAAAGAGAAACTGGAGTTGGAAAACCTAACATCATTTATCCTAATGCTTTTGAAGGCAATAGTGTGGTATTACACACTCGCCCTGTTGAAGGAGCAACTGATTACGAATGGACCAGTTATCCATTAACCACATCTACCATTACAGGAACAGGAAGAACTGTTGTATTAACAGCTTCAGGAAGTTGTCAGGTTTGTGTACGTGCTCATAATGCACAATGTGATATTTATTCTAATCAATATTGTGAATATATTGTAAAAGGAGCACCTAATAATAATAATTATTTTATTCATGGTCCTTCTGTAGTTAAAATACGTCAAGAAGCAAATTATTGGACGGATCCGGTTCCTGGAACTTCTTCATATGAATGGTCTGTAAGAGAAGGATTGTTTTTAGATAAAGATAAACCAATTCAGTATTATATTGCCGGAAATGGAACAAACGCAACTTTCTGGACATCAAAAGAAGGTTGTTATACAATAAATGTAAAGGCAGTAAATGAATTTGGCAGTAGCTGGCAATCAAAACAAATTTCTACCAGTAATAGTAATTGTAATTCTGGAAAATCAGATACTACAAAATTTACTCGTAATAATAAAATTATTAGTTCAACAGCAATGAATATAAACAATAAAACTTCTGAAATAACAAATAATATCCAATCAATAAAAGAAATAACTATATTTCCAAATCCTGCTTCAAATTATATATATATTACTATACCTGAAAATAATAAAAAATTAATGGTTAAAATTGTTAATATGCAGGGAAAAATAATGAAAACATTAGAAACAGAAAAACATATTTTTCGTATATATACAAAAGATATAGATAATGGTTTTTATATATTACAAATTATTGATTCTGAAAAAATAATTAACAAAAAAATACAAATTATTAAATAA